One Saccharopolyspora erythraea NRRL 2338 genomic region harbors:
- a CDS encoding D-arabinono-1,4-lactone oxidase produces the protein MTRWTNWAATETADPARVVAPRDAEEAASEIRAAVEAGRRVRPLGTGHSFTGVGAPEDGGVALDLSHWTGVVGVDGELVTVRAGTPLHRLNHELDELGLAMANLGDIDRQTVAGAISTGTHGTGAALGGLATQVEAVELLLADGSLRRCSATEAPELFAAARVGLGALGVVHTVTLRCVPAFDLSADEHPERLDSVLERFDELARDNDHFEFYWFPHSSNTLVKRNNRLPTGTRPEPLGRLRHFVEYEIVENRLFGALCRIGRGIPATVRPFNRLSGAVLSARSYSDRSHRVFVTRRDVRFVESEYAVPVEELGAVIGELRSAVGTLEHPVMFPIEVRVAAGDEVWMSTAYRRPSAYIAIHQFVGMPYRHYFETFESIVASVGGRPHWGKMHRLDAAALRSRYPRFDDFLRVRKSVDPGGAFGNSYLDRVLGA, from the coding sequence GTGACCAGATGGACGAACTGGGCGGCCACCGAGACCGCCGACCCGGCACGGGTCGTGGCACCGCGCGACGCCGAGGAGGCCGCGTCGGAGATCCGTGCCGCCGTCGAGGCCGGCCGGCGCGTCCGCCCGCTCGGCACCGGGCACTCCTTCACCGGAGTCGGCGCGCCCGAGGACGGTGGCGTGGCGCTCGACCTGTCGCACTGGACCGGCGTGGTGGGCGTCGACGGCGAGCTGGTGACCGTCCGCGCCGGCACGCCCCTGCACCGGCTCAACCACGAGCTCGACGAGCTCGGCCTGGCCATGGCCAACCTCGGTGACATCGACCGGCAGACCGTCGCCGGGGCGATCTCCACCGGCACCCACGGCACCGGCGCCGCGCTCGGCGGCCTGGCCACCCAGGTGGAGGCCGTGGAGCTGCTGCTGGCCGACGGCTCGCTGCGCCGCTGCTCGGCGACCGAGGCCCCGGAGCTGTTCGCCGCCGCACGGGTCGGTCTCGGCGCGCTGGGCGTGGTCCACACCGTGACGCTGCGCTGCGTGCCCGCCTTCGACCTCAGCGCCGACGAGCATCCCGAACGCCTCGACAGTGTGCTGGAGCGGTTCGACGAGCTGGCGCGGGACAACGACCACTTCGAGTTCTACTGGTTCCCGCACAGCTCCAACACGCTGGTCAAGCGCAACAACCGGCTGCCCACCGGAACCCGCCCGGAGCCGTTGGGCAGGCTCCGGCACTTCGTCGAGTACGAGATCGTGGAGAACCGGCTGTTCGGCGCGCTGTGCCGGATCGGCCGCGGCATCCCGGCGACCGTGCGCCCTTTCAACCGGCTCTCCGGCGCGGTGCTCTCGGCCCGGTCCTACAGCGACCGCTCGCACCGGGTGTTCGTGACCCGGCGCGACGTGCGGTTCGTGGAGTCCGAGTACGCGGTGCCGGTGGAAGAGCTGGGTGCGGTGATCGGCGAGCTGCGCTCGGCCGTGGGCACGCTCGAACACCCGGTCATGTTCCCGATCGAGGTGCGGGTCGCCGCCGGCGACGAGGTGTGGATGTCCACCGCGTACCGGCGTCCCTCGGCCTACATCGCCATCCACCAGTTCGTCGGGATGCCCTACCGGCACTACTTCGAGACGTTCGAGTCGATCGTCGCCTCGGTCGGCGGTCGCCCGCACTGGGGCAAGATGCACCGGCTCGACGCCGCGGCACTGCGCTCGCGCTACCCGCGGTTCGACGACTTCCTGCGGGTGCGCAAGTCCGTCGACCCGGGCGGCGCCTTCGGAAACTCCTACCTGGACCGCGTGCTGGGCGCCTGA